From Amphiprion ocellaris isolate individual 3 ecotype Okinawa chromosome 10, ASM2253959v1, whole genome shotgun sequence, one genomic window encodes:
- the LOC129349743 gene encoding inositol monophosphatase 1-like, with protein MADWTDCLNFGISIAKQASEVVLSAFQQHKEVKLKSSPADLVTETDQRVEKILISAIRNRYPQHRFIGEESVAAGEHLELTDSPTWIIDPIDGTVNFVHRFPFVAISIAFTVNRQTQFGIVYSCVEDKLFYAQRGGGAFLNGEPLHASGQQDISRCVVVTE; from the exons ATGGCCGACTGGACCGACTGTCTGAACTTTGGCATCTCCATCGCTAAACAGGCTAGTGAG GTGGTTCTGTCAGCGTTTCAGCAGCACAAAGAGGTGAAGCTGAAAAGTTCTCCTGCGGATCTGGTGACAGAAACGGATCAGAGAGTCGAGAAGATCCTCATCTCCGCCATCAGGAACCGCTACCCTCAGCACAG GTTCATCGGGGAGGAGTCTGTGGCTGCAGGTGAACATCTGGAGCTGACTGACAGTCCCACCTGGATCATCGACCCCATCGATGGCACGGTGAATTTTGTCCACAG GTTTCCATTTGTGGCCATTTCCATCGCCTTCACTGTCAACAGACAG ACCCAGTTTGGGATCGTGTACAGCTGTGTGGAGGACAAACTGTTCTACgctcagagaggaggaggagcgttCCTCAACGGAGAACCGCTGCACGCCTCCGGACAGCAAG ACATCAGCAGGTGTGTGGTGGTGACGGAG